In Chanodichthys erythropterus isolate Z2021 chromosome 11, ASM2448905v1, whole genome shotgun sequence, a single window of DNA contains:
- the casp23 gene encoding caspase-23 isoform X2, which produces MTKEEDNWDEDLEEDAAVANVIKYLNIHKQHCNFEVRPSTERVDSVPLPCGHQMPADYVVAWFKYYLKQKKTEFSCPGFNEIQRKTCGSKLSYQDICQLIPLTDKQREYLEENLAALVARRLFDFKACPGCQSHVERQDRNNLCVHCTICTANLKRTYYFCWSCRREWKGPANNAVRCDNNGCGQRVRTSDPLTPCKPEFKREILAQEGEDIYPIKDKSPDRKRLALLINNVEFKYIDDRTGAEKDELKMEMLLNGLGYTVVTLRDLTAQGMLAALRDFAQREEHVQSDSCFVVLMSHGDATGICGVFDSLSSDDEEDIFLADEIFNCLNTPNCAGLRDKPKIILIQACRGDTVSYRNKENGSHFIQDIVEIFNKHACQDHIEELFRKVLKKFKEKHPDQMPCKERTTLSKRFYLFPGL; this is translated from the exons ATGACGAAAGAAGAGGATAACTGGGATGAAGATTTGGAAGAAGACGCCGCGGTAGCAAACGTCATCAAATACTTGA aTATACATAAACAACACTGTAATTTCGAAGTACGGCCATCAACTGAAAGAGTGGACTCTG ttCCATTGCCCTGTGGTCATCAAATGCCAGCAGACTATGTTGTTGCTTGGTTCAAGTATTATCTTAAACAG aaaaaaactgaattttccTGCCCTGGTTTTAATGAGATTCAGAGGAAAACCTGTGGCTCAAAGCTCTCTTATCAGGACATCTGTCAGCTGATACCACTGACAGACAAACAACGGGAATACTTAGAGGAGAACCTCGCTGCACTTGTTGCTAGAAGGCTGTTTGACTTCAAAGCT TGTCCAGGATGTCAGTCTCATGTGGAAAGACAAGATCGAAATAACTTGTGTGTACACTGCACTATCTGCACAGCCAACTTGAAACGGACTTACTACTTCTGCTGGAGCTGCCGGAGGGAATGGAAGGGCCCGGCCAATAATGCTGTGCGGTGTGACAACAATGGCTGTGGACAGAGAGTG AGAACTTCAGATCCTCTTACGCCATGCAAACCTGAGTTTAAAAGGGAAATCCTTGCACAAGAGGGAGAAGAT ATTTACCCAATAAAAGACAAATCCCCTGACAGAAAACGTCTGGCACTGCTCATCAACAATGTCGAGTTTAAATACATAGATGACAGGACTGGGGCAGAAAAGGATGAGCTGAAAATGGAGATGCTGCTTAATGGTCTGGGTTACACTGTGGTGACACTCAGAGACCTCACTGCACAG GGCATGCTTGCTGCCTTGCGAGACTTCGCCCAGCGAGAGGAACATGTCCAGTCGGACAGTTGCTTTGTGGTGTTGATGTCCCATGGAGATGCCACTGGAATCTGTGGAGTTTTTGATTCCCTCAGCAGTGATGATGAAGAGGACATTTTCCTAGCAGATGAAATCTTTAATTGCTTGAACACTCCAAACTGTGCTGGATTGCGGGACAAGCCAAAAATCATCCTCATCCAGGCGTGTAGGGGTG ACACGGTGTCCTATAGAAACAAAGAGAATGGCTCACATTTCATCCAAGATATTGTGGAAATATTTAATAAGCATGCCTGCCAGGACCACATCGAGGAGCTCTTCAGAAAG GTCCTTAAGAAGTTTAAGGAGAAACATCCAGATCAGATGCCATGCAAAGAAAGAACAACGTTATCTAAAAGATTCTACCTCTTCCCAGGGTTGTAA
- the oxa1l gene encoding mitochondrial inner membrane protein OXA1L, with translation MAALRGRVVTECLTTCMFRQTSTSSLSTLPIVMTGNKWFVQRSHLHTGRGSRSPLVRALLGCPNHGQFLLVSAVAVRHNSSQTTEAVQSVSTLSETAEAAVSVPVSIPSPAADLVPAVTPPITEQVAEAPLTALDVLQGVGAEASLSELGLCSYTPVGLIQNLLEFMHVGIGLPWWGAIVAGTIVARCAVFPVIVKGQREAAKLNNVLPEMTKLTNRMNEAKQSGNKFEFSKAYTDLMMFQKKHDVNPLRGFLVPLVQAPIFVSFFIALRKMADLPVPSLQTGGLWWFTDLTACDPFYILPIAVTGTMFAILELGAESGVDNPNLRAMKTVFRIMPFVILPLTINFPTAVFTYWMTSNLFSLGQVALLRHPAVRQKFRIPERIAHPPSALPKNEGFIESVKKGWKNAQLAQQLEERERRIKGHLDMAAKGPLRQTFTHNPLQQSAAPMSTGKSSSPKQDKKRPWEETIG, from the exons ATGGCTGCGCTCAGGGGCAGAGTGGTCACAGAATGTCTTACAACATGTATGTTTCGACAAACAAGCACATCGAGCCTTTCCACTCTTCCTATTGTTATGACTGGGAATAAG TGGTTTGTACAGAGATCGCATCTTCACACTGGCAGAGGAAGTAGGAGTCCTTTAGTTAGGGCACTTCTTGGGTGTCCCAATCATGGCCAGTTCCTGCTGGTCAGTGCTGTGGCAGTCAGACACAACAGCTCACAG acaACAGAAGCAGTTCAGAGCGTGTCAACTTTAAGTGAAACGGCAGAGGCTGCTGTATCTGTCCCAGTGTCCATTCCAAGTCCTGCTGCTGACCTCGTCCCCGCAGTCACACCACCAATCACAGAGCAAGTGGCCGAGGCTCCTCTCACTGCATTGGATGTTCTGCAGGGGGTTGGAGCTGAAGCCAGCCTGTCAGAGCTCGGCCTGTGCAGTTACACACCTGTGGGTCTGATCCAGAATCTGCTTGAGTTTATGCATGTTGGCATTGGGCTGCCATGGTGGGGGGCCATTGTTGCAG GCACCATTGTTGCTCGGTGTGCTGTGTTCCCGGTCATTGTAAAGGGACAGAGAGAAGCAGCCAAACTGAACAACGTCCTGCCGGAAATGACAAAACTCACCAACCGCATGAATGAAGCCAAGCAGAGCGGTAACAAATTTGAAT TTTCAAAGGCATATACTGACTTGATGATGTTTCAGAAGAAACATGATGTGAACCCTTTGCGAGGGTTCCTAGTGCCCTTGGTACAG GCTCCAATCTTCGTCTCTTTCTTCATTGCCTTGCGTAAGATGGCTGATCTCCCTGTACCAAGTTTGCAGACTGGCGGCCTCTGGTGGTTCACAGATCTAACCGCATGTGATCCATTTTACATTCTCCCCATTGCCGTGACTGGCACTATGTTTGCCATCTTAGAG TTGGGAGCTGAATCTGGTGTAGACAACCCCAATCTGAGGGCCATGAAGACCGTCTTCAGGATCATGCCCTTTGTTATCCTGCCTCTAACGATTAATTTCCCCACG GCGGTGTTTACCTACTGGATGACCTCTAACCTCTTCTCACTGGGTCAGGTGGCCCTGCTGAGGCACCCGGCAGTGAGACAGAAGTTCCGCATCCCAGAACGCATCGCACACCCACCTTCAGCACTACCTAAGAATGAAGGCTTCATAGAAAGTGTCAAGAAAG GATGGAAGAATGCCCAATTGGCTCAGCAGCTAgaggagagagaaaggagaattaAAGGACACCTGGATATGGCAGCCAAAG GTCCCCTGAGGCAGACTTTTACCCATAACCCCCTTCAGCAATCAGCAGCACCAATGTCAACAGGAAAATCGAGTAGTCCAAAGCAAGACAAGAAGAGGCCCTGGGAAGAGACGATTGGCTAA
- the casp23 gene encoding caspase-23 isoform X1 — translation MTKEEDNWDEDLEEDAAVANVIKYLNIHKQHCNFEVRPSTERVDSVPLPCGHQMPADYVVAWFKYYLKQKKTEFSCPGFNEIQRKTCGSKLSYQDICQLIPLTDKQREYLEENLAALVARRLFDFKACPGCQSHVERQDRNNLCVHCTICTANLKRTYYFCWSCRREWKGPANNAVRCDNNGCGQRVRTSDPLTPCKPEFKREILAQEGEDIYPIKDKSPDRKRLALLINNVEFKYIDDRTGAEKDELKMEMLLNGLGYTVVTLRDLTAQGMLAALRDFAQREEHVQSDSCFVVLMSHGDATGICGVFDSLSSDDEEDIFLADEIFNCLNTPNCAGLRDKPKIILIQACRGDKEGSVDVQDSKPRHNRGKEHREKDFCCLRSCTPDTVSYRNKENGSHFIQDIVEIFNKHACQDHIEELFRKVLKKFKEKHPDQMPCKERTTLSKRFYLFPGL, via the exons ATGACGAAAGAAGAGGATAACTGGGATGAAGATTTGGAAGAAGACGCCGCGGTAGCAAACGTCATCAAATACTTGA aTATACATAAACAACACTGTAATTTCGAAGTACGGCCATCAACTGAAAGAGTGGACTCTG ttCCATTGCCCTGTGGTCATCAAATGCCAGCAGACTATGTTGTTGCTTGGTTCAAGTATTATCTTAAACAG aaaaaaactgaattttccTGCCCTGGTTTTAATGAGATTCAGAGGAAAACCTGTGGCTCAAAGCTCTCTTATCAGGACATCTGTCAGCTGATACCACTGACAGACAAACAACGGGAATACTTAGAGGAGAACCTCGCTGCACTTGTTGCTAGAAGGCTGTTTGACTTCAAAGCT TGTCCAGGATGTCAGTCTCATGTGGAAAGACAAGATCGAAATAACTTGTGTGTACACTGCACTATCTGCACAGCCAACTTGAAACGGACTTACTACTTCTGCTGGAGCTGCCGGAGGGAATGGAAGGGCCCGGCCAATAATGCTGTGCGGTGTGACAACAATGGCTGTGGACAGAGAGTG AGAACTTCAGATCCTCTTACGCCATGCAAACCTGAGTTTAAAAGGGAAATCCTTGCACAAGAGGGAGAAGAT ATTTACCCAATAAAAGACAAATCCCCTGACAGAAAACGTCTGGCACTGCTCATCAACAATGTCGAGTTTAAATACATAGATGACAGGACTGGGGCAGAAAAGGATGAGCTGAAAATGGAGATGCTGCTTAATGGTCTGGGTTACACTGTGGTGACACTCAGAGACCTCACTGCACAG GGCATGCTTGCTGCCTTGCGAGACTTCGCCCAGCGAGAGGAACATGTCCAGTCGGACAGTTGCTTTGTGGTGTTGATGTCCCATGGAGATGCCACTGGAATCTGTGGAGTTTTTGATTCCCTCAGCAGTGATGATGAAGAGGACATTTTCCTAGCAGATGAAATCTTTAATTGCTTGAACACTCCAAACTGTGCTGGATTGCGGGACAAGCCAAAAATCATCCTCATCCAGGCGTGTAGGGGTG ATAAAGAAGGCAGTGTAGATGTCCAAGATAGTAAGCCAAGACACAACAGAGGAAAAGAGCACCGTGAAAAAGACTTCTGCTGCCTGAGGTCCTGTACTCCAG ACACGGTGTCCTATAGAAACAAAGAGAATGGCTCACATTTCATCCAAGATATTGTGGAAATATTTAATAAGCATGCCTGCCAGGACCACATCGAGGAGCTCTTCAGAAAG GTCCTTAAGAAGTTTAAGGAGAAACATCCAGATCAGATGCCATGCAAAGAAAGAACAACGTTATCTAAAAGATTCTACCTCTTCCCAGGGTTGTAA